A genomic region of Ficedula albicollis isolate OC2 chromosome 12, FicAlb1.5, whole genome shotgun sequence contains the following coding sequences:
- the BRPF1 gene encoding peregrin isoform X1 translates to MGVDFDVKTFCHNLRATKPPYECPVGTCRKIYKSYSGIEYHLYHYDHDNPPLPQHTPLRKHKKKGRQARAANKQSPSPSETSQSPGREVMTYAQAQRMVEVDLHGRVHRISIFDNLDVVSEDEDIPEEVPENGSNKESAETQSVPPKSGKHKNKEKRKDSNHHHHNASASATPKLPEVVYRELEQDTPDAPPRPTSYYRYIEKSAEELDEEVEYDMDEEDYIWLDIMNERRKNEGVSPIPQEIFEYLMDRLEKESYFESHNKGDPNALVDEDAVCCICNDGECQNSNVILFCDMCNLAVHQECYGVPYIPEGQWLCRRCLQSPSRAVDCALCPNKGGAFKQTDDGRWAHVVCALWIPEVCFANTVFLEPIDSIEHIPPARWKLTCYICKQRGSGACIQCHKANCYTAFHVTCAQQAGLYMKMEPVRETGANGTSFSVRKTAYCDIHTPPGSVRRLPALSHSEGEEEDEEEEEEGKGWSSEKVKKAKAKSRIKMKKARKILAEKRAAAPVVSVPCIPPHRLSKITNRLTIQRKSQFMQRLHSYWTLKRQSRNGVPLLRRLQTHLQSQRNCDQRDTEDKNWALKEQLKSWQRLRHDLERARLLVELIRKREKLKRETIKVQQVALEMQLTPFLILLRKTLEQLQEKDTGNIFSEPVPLSEVPDYLDHIKKPMDFQTMKQNLEAYRYLNFDDFEEDFNLIINNCLKYNAKDTIFYRAAIRLREQGGAVLRQARRQAEKMGIDFETGMHFPHCVTVEEAQIQDIEDEDVRLLLSENQKHLPLEEQLKILLERLDEVNAGKQSIGRSRRAKMIKKEITVLRRKLAHPRDLGRDGLERHGSSARGVLQSHNPCEKDLQTDSAAEESSSQETGKGLGPNSSSTPAHEVGRRTSVLFSKKNPKTAGPPKRPGRPPKNRDSQITPGHGSSPIGPPQLPIMGSSQRQRKRGRSPRPSSTSDSDSDKSTEDATMDLPANGFSSGNQPVKKSFLVYRNDCNLPRSSSDSESSSSSSSSAASDRTSTTPSKQGRGKPSFSRVNFPEDSSEETSGTENESYSVGTGRGVGHGMVRKGMGRGAGWLSEDEDSSLDALDLVWAKCRGYPSYPALIIDPKMPREGMFHHGVPIPVPPLEVLKLGEQMTQEAREHLYLVLFFDNKRTWQWLPRTKLVPLGVNQDLDKEKMLEGRKSNIRKSVQIAYHRAMQHRNKVQGEQSSDSSESD, encoded by the exons ATGGGCGTAGATTTCGACGTGAAGACCTTCTGCCACAACCTGCGGGCCACCAAGCCGCCCTACGAGTGCCCGGTGGGCACCTGCCGCAAGATCTACAAGAGCTACAGCGGGATCGAGTACCACCTGTACCACTATGACCACGACAACCcgcccctgccccagcacaccccCCTGCGCAAGCACAAGAAGAAGGGGCGCCAGGCCCGCGCCGCCAACAAGCAGTCGCCCAGCCCCTCCGAGACCTCCCAGTCGCCCGGCCGAGAGGTGATGACCTACGCCCAGGCCCAGCGCATGGTGGAGGTGGACCTGCATGGCCGCGTCCACCGCATCAGCATCTTCGATAATCTCGACGTAGTGTCCGAGGACGAGGATATTCCCGAGGAGGTGCCCGAGAATGGGAGCAATAAGGAGAGCGCGGAGACGCAGAGCGTCCCGCCCAAATCTGGGAAGCACAAGAACAAGGAGAAACGCAAGGACTCCAACCACCATCACCACAACGCCTCGGCCAGCGCTACCCCCAAGCTGCCCGAGGTGGTGTACAGAGAGCTGGAACAGGACACCCCTGACGCCCCGCCTCGTCCCACCTCGTACTACAG GTACATTGAGAAGTCggcagaggagctggatgaGGAGGTGGAGTACGACATGGATGAGGAGGATTACATCTGGCTGGACATAATGAACGAGAGGCGGAAGAACGAAGGCGTGAGTCCTATTCCCCAGGAGATCTTTGAGTACCTGATGGACCGGCTAGAGAAGGAATCCTATTTCGAGAGCCACAACAAGGGGGACCCAAACGCCTTGGTGGATGAGGATGCTGTCTGCTGCATCTGCAACGATGGGGAGTGTCAGAACAGCAATGTCATCCTCTTCTGCGACATGTGCAACCTGGCTGTGCACCAGGAGTGCTATGGGGTGCCCTACATCCCCGAGGGACAGTGGCTCTGCAGACGGTGCCTGCAGTCACCCTCGCGCGCTGTGGACTGCGCCCTCTGCCCAAACAAGGGGGGGGCCTTCAAGCAGACGGACGATGGGCGCTGGGCACACGTGGTCTGTGCCCTCTGGATCCCAGAGGTGTGCTTTGCCAACACCGTCTTCCTGGAGCCCATTGACAGCATCGAGCATATCCCGCCCGCACGCTGGAAGCTGACCTGTTACATTTGCAAGCAGCGTGGCTCTGGGGCTTGCATCCAGTGTCACAAAGCCAATTGCTACACTGCCTTCCACGtcacctgtgcccagcaggCCGGGCTGTACATGAAGATGGAGCCCGTCCGGGAGACGGGTGCCAACGGTACCTCCTTCAGCGTGCGCAAAACTGCCTACTGCGACATCCACACACCGCCAGGGTCCGTGCGCAGGCTGCCCGCCCTCTCCCACAGcgagggggaggaggaggatgaggaggaagaggaggaggggaagggctggagtTCTGAGAAAGTCAAAAAAGCGAAGGCCAAGTCCAGGATCAAGATGAAGAAGGCGCGGAAGATCCTGGCGGAGAAACGAGCAGCAGCGCCTGTGGTTTCCGTGCCCTGCATCCCCCCCCACAG gCTCAGTAAGATTACAAACCGTTTAACCATCCAGAGGAAGAGCCAGTTCATGCAGAGGCTGCATAGCTACTGGACCCTGAAGAGACAGTCCCGCAATGGTGTCCCCCTGCTCCGCCGCCTTCAGACACATTTGCAGTCACAGAGAAACTGTGACCAG AGAGACACTGAGGATAAGAACTGGGCCCTGAAGGAACAGCTGAAGTCATGGCAGCGCCTGCGCCATGACCTCGAGCGTGCGCGCTTGCTGGTGGAGCTGATACGCAAGCGGGAGAAGCTCAAGAGAGAGACG ATCAAAGTGCAGCAGGTGGCACTGGAAATGCAGCTGACCCCCTTCCTCATCCTTCTCCGCAAGACGcttgagcagctgcaggagaaagaCACGGGCAACATCTTCAGTGAGCCGGTCCCTCTGTCTGAG GTCCCAGACTACCTGGATCACATCAAGAAGCCAATGGATTTTCAGACAATGAAACAAAATCTAGAAGCCTATCGCTATCTGAATTTTGACGACTTTGAGGAGGATTTCAACCTGATTATTAACAACTGTTTGAAATACAATGCCAAAGACACGATCTTCTATCGGGCAGCCATCCGTCTGCGGGAGCAGGGAGGTGCCGTGCTCCGGCAGGCTCGCCGGCAGGCAGAGAAGATGGGCATTGACTTTGAGACAGGCATGCACTTCCCCCACTGTGTAACCGTGGAAGAGGCTCAGATCCAAGACATTGAGGATG AAGATGTGCGGCTGTTGCTCTCGGAGAATCAGAAGCACCTGCCtttggaggagcagctgaagatCCTGCTGGAGCGGCTGGATGAAGTCAACGCTGGCAAGCAGAGCATAGGACGGTCCCGCCGGGCCAAGATGATCAAGAAGGAGATCACAGTCCTACGGCGGAAGCTCGCACACCCACGGGACCTGGGCCGGGATGGGCTGGAGCGGCACGGCTCCTCTGCCAGGGGAGTCCTGCAGTCCCACAACCCCTGCGAGAAGGATCTGCAGACAgacagtgctgcagaggagagcagcagccaggagactGGCAAAG GTCTGGGTCCCAATTCTTCTTCTACCCCAGCACATGAAGTTGGCAGGAGGACCTCTGTGCTCTTCTCCAAGAAGAACCCTAAAACTGCAGGCCCTCCAAAACGTCCCGGACGCCCCCCAAAGAATCGAGACAGCCAGATCACTCCTGGTCATGGGAGCAGCCCCATTGGGCCCCCCCAGCTGCCAATAATGGGGTCCTCCCAGCGGCAGAGGAAGCGGGGGCGAAGCCCGCGCCCCAGCTCCACCTcggacagtgacagtgacaagtCCACGGAGGACGCTACCATGG ACCTGCCAGCCAACGGTTTCAGCAGCGGGAACCAGCCCGTGAAGAAGAGCTTCCTGGTATACCGCAATGACTGCAATCTTCCCCGCAGCAGCTCTGACTCggagtccagcagcagcagcagcagcagtgctgcctcagACCGCACCAG CACAACGCCCTCcaagcagggcagagggaaaccCTCCTTCTCCCGAGTGAACTTCCCAGAGGACAGCAGTGAGGAGACATCAGGGACAGAGAACGAGTCATACTCCGTGGGCACGGGACGAGGTGTGGGGCACGGCA TGGTGCGTAAGGGCATGGGGCGTGGCGCAGGGTGGCTGTCTGAGGATGAGGATTCTTCCCTGGATGCCCTGGACCTGGTGTGGGCTAAGTGCCGGGGTTATCCCTCCTACCCGGCATTG ATCATTGACCCCAAGATGCCGCGGGAAGGCATGTTCCACCatggtgtccccatccccgtgCCTCCCTTGGAGGTGCTGAAGCTGGGGGAGCAGATGACTCAGGAAGCACGCGAGCACCTCTACCTTGTCCTCTTCTTTGACAACAAGCGCACTTG GCAGTGGTTGCCCCGGACAAAGCTGGTGCCTCTGGGGGTGAACCAGGACCTGGACAAAGAGAAGATGCTGGAGGGCCGCAAGTCCAACATCCGCAAGTCAGTGCAGATCGCCTACCACCGCGCCATGCAGCACCGCAACAAGGTGCAGGGCGAGCAGAGCAGCGACTCCAGCGAGAGCGACTGA
- the BRPF1 gene encoding peregrin isoform X3: MGVDFDVKTFCHNLRATKPPYECPVGTCRKIYKSYSGIEYHLYHYDHDNPPLPQHTPLRKHKKKGRQARAANKQSPSPSETSQSPGREVMTYAQAQRMVEVDLHGRVHRISIFDNLDVVSEDEDIPEEVPENGSNKESAETQSVPPKSGKHKNKEKRKDSNHHHHNASASATPKLPEVVYRELEQDTPDAPPRPTSYYRYIEKSAEELDEEVEYDMDEEDYIWLDIMNERRKNEGVSPIPQEIFEYLMDRLEKESYFESHNKGDPNALVDEDAVCCICNDGECQNSNVILFCDMCNLAVHQECYGVPYIPEGQWLCRRCLQSPSRAVDCALCPNKGGAFKQTDDGRWAHVVCALWIPEVCFANTVFLEPIDSIEHIPPARWKLTCYICKQRGSGACIQCHKANCYTAFHVTCAQQAGLYMKMEPVRETGANGTSFSVRKTAYCDIHTPPGSVRRLPALSHSEGEEEDEEEEEEGKGWSSEKVKKAKAKSRIKMKKARKILAEKRAAAPVVSVPCIPPHRLSKITNRLTIQRKSQFMQRLHSYWTLKRQSRNGVPLLRRLQTHLQSQRNCDQRDTEDKNWALKEQLKSWQRLRHDLERARLLVELIRKREKLKRETIKVQQVALEMQLTPFLILLRKTLEQLQEKDTGNIFSEPVPLSEVPDYLDHIKKPMDFQTMKQNLEAYRYLNFDDFEEDFNLIINNCLKYNAKDTIFYRAAIRLREQGGAVLRQARRQAEKMGIDFETGMHFPHCVTVEEAQIQDIEDEDVRLLLSENQKHLPLEEQLKILLERLDEVNAGKQSIGRSRRAKMIKKEITVLRRKLAHPRDLGRDGLERHGSSARGVLQSHNPCEKDLQTDSAAEESSSQETGKGLGPNSSSTPAHEVGRRTSVLFSKKNPKTAGPPKRPGRPPKNRDSQITPGHGSSPIGPPQLPIMGSSQRQRKRGRSPRPSSTSDSDSDKSTEDATMDLPANGFSSGNQPVKKSFLVYRNDCNLPRSSSDSESSSSSSSSAASDRTSTTPSKQGRGKPSFSRVNFPEDSSEETSGTENESYSVGTGRVVRKGMGRGAGWLSEDEDSSLDALDLVWAKCRGYPSYPALIIDPKMPREGMFHHGVPIPVPPLEVLKLGEQMTQEAREHLYLVLFFDNKRTWQWLPRTKLVPLGVNQDLDKEKMLEGRKSNIRKSVQIAYHRAMQHRNKVQGEQSSDSSESD, encoded by the exons ATGGGCGTAGATTTCGACGTGAAGACCTTCTGCCACAACCTGCGGGCCACCAAGCCGCCCTACGAGTGCCCGGTGGGCACCTGCCGCAAGATCTACAAGAGCTACAGCGGGATCGAGTACCACCTGTACCACTATGACCACGACAACCcgcccctgccccagcacaccccCCTGCGCAAGCACAAGAAGAAGGGGCGCCAGGCCCGCGCCGCCAACAAGCAGTCGCCCAGCCCCTCCGAGACCTCCCAGTCGCCCGGCCGAGAGGTGATGACCTACGCCCAGGCCCAGCGCATGGTGGAGGTGGACCTGCATGGCCGCGTCCACCGCATCAGCATCTTCGATAATCTCGACGTAGTGTCCGAGGACGAGGATATTCCCGAGGAGGTGCCCGAGAATGGGAGCAATAAGGAGAGCGCGGAGACGCAGAGCGTCCCGCCCAAATCTGGGAAGCACAAGAACAAGGAGAAACGCAAGGACTCCAACCACCATCACCACAACGCCTCGGCCAGCGCTACCCCCAAGCTGCCCGAGGTGGTGTACAGAGAGCTGGAACAGGACACCCCTGACGCCCCGCCTCGTCCCACCTCGTACTACAG GTACATTGAGAAGTCggcagaggagctggatgaGGAGGTGGAGTACGACATGGATGAGGAGGATTACATCTGGCTGGACATAATGAACGAGAGGCGGAAGAACGAAGGCGTGAGTCCTATTCCCCAGGAGATCTTTGAGTACCTGATGGACCGGCTAGAGAAGGAATCCTATTTCGAGAGCCACAACAAGGGGGACCCAAACGCCTTGGTGGATGAGGATGCTGTCTGCTGCATCTGCAACGATGGGGAGTGTCAGAACAGCAATGTCATCCTCTTCTGCGACATGTGCAACCTGGCTGTGCACCAGGAGTGCTATGGGGTGCCCTACATCCCCGAGGGACAGTGGCTCTGCAGACGGTGCCTGCAGTCACCCTCGCGCGCTGTGGACTGCGCCCTCTGCCCAAACAAGGGGGGGGCCTTCAAGCAGACGGACGATGGGCGCTGGGCACACGTGGTCTGTGCCCTCTGGATCCCAGAGGTGTGCTTTGCCAACACCGTCTTCCTGGAGCCCATTGACAGCATCGAGCATATCCCGCCCGCACGCTGGAAGCTGACCTGTTACATTTGCAAGCAGCGTGGCTCTGGGGCTTGCATCCAGTGTCACAAAGCCAATTGCTACACTGCCTTCCACGtcacctgtgcccagcaggCCGGGCTGTACATGAAGATGGAGCCCGTCCGGGAGACGGGTGCCAACGGTACCTCCTTCAGCGTGCGCAAAACTGCCTACTGCGACATCCACACACCGCCAGGGTCCGTGCGCAGGCTGCCCGCCCTCTCCCACAGcgagggggaggaggaggatgaggaggaagaggaggaggggaagggctggagtTCTGAGAAAGTCAAAAAAGCGAAGGCCAAGTCCAGGATCAAGATGAAGAAGGCGCGGAAGATCCTGGCGGAGAAACGAGCAGCAGCGCCTGTGGTTTCCGTGCCCTGCATCCCCCCCCACAG gCTCAGTAAGATTACAAACCGTTTAACCATCCAGAGGAAGAGCCAGTTCATGCAGAGGCTGCATAGCTACTGGACCCTGAAGAGACAGTCCCGCAATGGTGTCCCCCTGCTCCGCCGCCTTCAGACACATTTGCAGTCACAGAGAAACTGTGACCAG AGAGACACTGAGGATAAGAACTGGGCCCTGAAGGAACAGCTGAAGTCATGGCAGCGCCTGCGCCATGACCTCGAGCGTGCGCGCTTGCTGGTGGAGCTGATACGCAAGCGGGAGAAGCTCAAGAGAGAGACG ATCAAAGTGCAGCAGGTGGCACTGGAAATGCAGCTGACCCCCTTCCTCATCCTTCTCCGCAAGACGcttgagcagctgcaggagaaagaCACGGGCAACATCTTCAGTGAGCCGGTCCCTCTGTCTGAG GTCCCAGACTACCTGGATCACATCAAGAAGCCAATGGATTTTCAGACAATGAAACAAAATCTAGAAGCCTATCGCTATCTGAATTTTGACGACTTTGAGGAGGATTTCAACCTGATTATTAACAACTGTTTGAAATACAATGCCAAAGACACGATCTTCTATCGGGCAGCCATCCGTCTGCGGGAGCAGGGAGGTGCCGTGCTCCGGCAGGCTCGCCGGCAGGCAGAGAAGATGGGCATTGACTTTGAGACAGGCATGCACTTCCCCCACTGTGTAACCGTGGAAGAGGCTCAGATCCAAGACATTGAGGATG AAGATGTGCGGCTGTTGCTCTCGGAGAATCAGAAGCACCTGCCtttggaggagcagctgaagatCCTGCTGGAGCGGCTGGATGAAGTCAACGCTGGCAAGCAGAGCATAGGACGGTCCCGCCGGGCCAAGATGATCAAGAAGGAGATCACAGTCCTACGGCGGAAGCTCGCACACCCACGGGACCTGGGCCGGGATGGGCTGGAGCGGCACGGCTCCTCTGCCAGGGGAGTCCTGCAGTCCCACAACCCCTGCGAGAAGGATCTGCAGACAgacagtgctgcagaggagagcagcagccaggagactGGCAAAG GTCTGGGTCCCAATTCTTCTTCTACCCCAGCACATGAAGTTGGCAGGAGGACCTCTGTGCTCTTCTCCAAGAAGAACCCTAAAACTGCAGGCCCTCCAAAACGTCCCGGACGCCCCCCAAAGAATCGAGACAGCCAGATCACTCCTGGTCATGGGAGCAGCCCCATTGGGCCCCCCCAGCTGCCAATAATGGGGTCCTCCCAGCGGCAGAGGAAGCGGGGGCGAAGCCCGCGCCCCAGCTCCACCTcggacagtgacagtgacaagtCCACGGAGGACGCTACCATGG ACCTGCCAGCCAACGGTTTCAGCAGCGGGAACCAGCCCGTGAAGAAGAGCTTCCTGGTATACCGCAATGACTGCAATCTTCCCCGCAGCAGCTCTGACTCggagtccagcagcagcagcagcagcagtgctgcctcagACCGCACCAG CACAACGCCCTCcaagcagggcagagggaaaccCTCCTTCTCCCGAGTGAACTTCCCAGAGGACAGCAGTGAGGAGACATCAGGGACAGAGAACGAGTCATACTCCGTGGGCACGGGACGAG TGGTGCGTAAGGGCATGGGGCGTGGCGCAGGGTGGCTGTCTGAGGATGAGGATTCTTCCCTGGATGCCCTGGACCTGGTGTGGGCTAAGTGCCGGGGTTATCCCTCCTACCCGGCATTG ATCATTGACCCCAAGATGCCGCGGGAAGGCATGTTCCACCatggtgtccccatccccgtgCCTCCCTTGGAGGTGCTGAAGCTGGGGGAGCAGATGACTCAGGAAGCACGCGAGCACCTCTACCTTGTCCTCTTCTTTGACAACAAGCGCACTTG GCAGTGGTTGCCCCGGACAAAGCTGGTGCCTCTGGGGGTGAACCAGGACCTGGACAAAGAGAAGATGCTGGAGGGCCGCAAGTCCAACATCCGCAAGTCAGTGCAGATCGCCTACCACCGCGCCATGCAGCACCGCAACAAGGTGCAGGGCGAGCAGAGCAGCGACTCCAGCGAGAGCGACTGA
- the BRPF1 gene encoding peregrin isoform X2, whose translation MGVDFDVKTFCHNLRATKPPYECPVGTCRKIYKSYSGIEYHLYHYDHDNPPLPQHTPLRKHKKKGRQARAANKQSPSPSETSQSPGREVMTYAQAQRMVEVDLHGRVHRISIFDNLDVVSEDEDIPEEVPENGSNKESAETQSVPPKSGKHKNKEKRKDSNHHHHNASASATPKLPEVVYRELEQDTPDAPPRPTSYYRYIEKSAEELDEEVEYDMDEEDYIWLDIMNERRKNEGVSPIPQEIFEYLMDRLEKESYFESHNKGDPNALVDEDAVCCICNDGECQNSNVILFCDMCNLAVHQECYGVPYIPEGQWLCRRCLQSPSRAVDCALCPNKGGAFKQTDDGRWAHVVCALWIPEVCFANTVFLEPIDSIEHIPPARWKLTCYICKQRGSGACIQCHKANCYTAFHVTCAQQAGLYMKMEPVRETGANGTSFSVRKTAYCDIHTPPGSVRRLPALSHSEGEEEDEEEEEEGKGWSSEKVKKAKAKSRIKMKKARKILAEKRAAAPVVSVPCIPPHRLSKITNRLTIQRKSQFMQRLHSYWTLKRQSRNGVPLLRRLQTHLQSQRNCDQRDTEDKNWALKEQLKSWQRLRHDLERARLLVELIRKREKLKRETIKVQQVALEMQLTPFLILLRKTLEQLQEKDTGNIFSEPVPLSEVPDYLDHIKKPMDFQTMKQNLEAYRYLNFDDFEEDFNLIINNCLKYNAKDTIFYRAAIRLREQGGAVLRQARRQAEKMGIDFETGMHFPHCVTVEEAQIQDIEDDVRLLLSENQKHLPLEEQLKILLERLDEVNAGKQSIGRSRRAKMIKKEITVLRRKLAHPRDLGRDGLERHGSSARGVLQSHNPCEKDLQTDSAAEESSSQETGKGLGPNSSSTPAHEVGRRTSVLFSKKNPKTAGPPKRPGRPPKNRDSQITPGHGSSPIGPPQLPIMGSSQRQRKRGRSPRPSSTSDSDSDKSTEDATMDLPANGFSSGNQPVKKSFLVYRNDCNLPRSSSDSESSSSSSSSAASDRTSTTPSKQGRGKPSFSRVNFPEDSSEETSGTENESYSVGTGRGVGHGMVRKGMGRGAGWLSEDEDSSLDALDLVWAKCRGYPSYPALIIDPKMPREGMFHHGVPIPVPPLEVLKLGEQMTQEAREHLYLVLFFDNKRTWQWLPRTKLVPLGVNQDLDKEKMLEGRKSNIRKSVQIAYHRAMQHRNKVQGEQSSDSSESD comes from the exons ATGGGCGTAGATTTCGACGTGAAGACCTTCTGCCACAACCTGCGGGCCACCAAGCCGCCCTACGAGTGCCCGGTGGGCACCTGCCGCAAGATCTACAAGAGCTACAGCGGGATCGAGTACCACCTGTACCACTATGACCACGACAACCcgcccctgccccagcacaccccCCTGCGCAAGCACAAGAAGAAGGGGCGCCAGGCCCGCGCCGCCAACAAGCAGTCGCCCAGCCCCTCCGAGACCTCCCAGTCGCCCGGCCGAGAGGTGATGACCTACGCCCAGGCCCAGCGCATGGTGGAGGTGGACCTGCATGGCCGCGTCCACCGCATCAGCATCTTCGATAATCTCGACGTAGTGTCCGAGGACGAGGATATTCCCGAGGAGGTGCCCGAGAATGGGAGCAATAAGGAGAGCGCGGAGACGCAGAGCGTCCCGCCCAAATCTGGGAAGCACAAGAACAAGGAGAAACGCAAGGACTCCAACCACCATCACCACAACGCCTCGGCCAGCGCTACCCCCAAGCTGCCCGAGGTGGTGTACAGAGAGCTGGAACAGGACACCCCTGACGCCCCGCCTCGTCCCACCTCGTACTACAG GTACATTGAGAAGTCggcagaggagctggatgaGGAGGTGGAGTACGACATGGATGAGGAGGATTACATCTGGCTGGACATAATGAACGAGAGGCGGAAGAACGAAGGCGTGAGTCCTATTCCCCAGGAGATCTTTGAGTACCTGATGGACCGGCTAGAGAAGGAATCCTATTTCGAGAGCCACAACAAGGGGGACCCAAACGCCTTGGTGGATGAGGATGCTGTCTGCTGCATCTGCAACGATGGGGAGTGTCAGAACAGCAATGTCATCCTCTTCTGCGACATGTGCAACCTGGCTGTGCACCAGGAGTGCTATGGGGTGCCCTACATCCCCGAGGGACAGTGGCTCTGCAGACGGTGCCTGCAGTCACCCTCGCGCGCTGTGGACTGCGCCCTCTGCCCAAACAAGGGGGGGGCCTTCAAGCAGACGGACGATGGGCGCTGGGCACACGTGGTCTGTGCCCTCTGGATCCCAGAGGTGTGCTTTGCCAACACCGTCTTCCTGGAGCCCATTGACAGCATCGAGCATATCCCGCCCGCACGCTGGAAGCTGACCTGTTACATTTGCAAGCAGCGTGGCTCTGGGGCTTGCATCCAGTGTCACAAAGCCAATTGCTACACTGCCTTCCACGtcacctgtgcccagcaggCCGGGCTGTACATGAAGATGGAGCCCGTCCGGGAGACGGGTGCCAACGGTACCTCCTTCAGCGTGCGCAAAACTGCCTACTGCGACATCCACACACCGCCAGGGTCCGTGCGCAGGCTGCCCGCCCTCTCCCACAGcgagggggaggaggaggatgaggaggaagaggaggaggggaagggctggagtTCTGAGAAAGTCAAAAAAGCGAAGGCCAAGTCCAGGATCAAGATGAAGAAGGCGCGGAAGATCCTGGCGGAGAAACGAGCAGCAGCGCCTGTGGTTTCCGTGCCCTGCATCCCCCCCCACAG gCTCAGTAAGATTACAAACCGTTTAACCATCCAGAGGAAGAGCCAGTTCATGCAGAGGCTGCATAGCTACTGGACCCTGAAGAGACAGTCCCGCAATGGTGTCCCCCTGCTCCGCCGCCTTCAGACACATTTGCAGTCACAGAGAAACTGTGACCAG AGAGACACTGAGGATAAGAACTGGGCCCTGAAGGAACAGCTGAAGTCATGGCAGCGCCTGCGCCATGACCTCGAGCGTGCGCGCTTGCTGGTGGAGCTGATACGCAAGCGGGAGAAGCTCAAGAGAGAGACG ATCAAAGTGCAGCAGGTGGCACTGGAAATGCAGCTGACCCCCTTCCTCATCCTTCTCCGCAAGACGcttgagcagctgcaggagaaagaCACGGGCAACATCTTCAGTGAGCCGGTCCCTCTGTCTGAG GTCCCAGACTACCTGGATCACATCAAGAAGCCAATGGATTTTCAGACAATGAAACAAAATCTAGAAGCCTATCGCTATCTGAATTTTGACGACTTTGAGGAGGATTTCAACCTGATTATTAACAACTGTTTGAAATACAATGCCAAAGACACGATCTTCTATCGGGCAGCCATCCGTCTGCGGGAGCAGGGAGGTGCCGTGCTCCGGCAGGCTCGCCGGCAGGCAGAGAAGATGGGCATTGACTTTGAGACAGGCATGCACTTCCCCCACTGTGTAACCGTGGAAGAGGCTCAGATCCAAGACATTGAGGATG ATGTGCGGCTGTTGCTCTCGGAGAATCAGAAGCACCTGCCtttggaggagcagctgaagatCCTGCTGGAGCGGCTGGATGAAGTCAACGCTGGCAAGCAGAGCATAGGACGGTCCCGCCGGGCCAAGATGATCAAGAAGGAGATCACAGTCCTACGGCGGAAGCTCGCACACCCACGGGACCTGGGCCGGGATGGGCTGGAGCGGCACGGCTCCTCTGCCAGGGGAGTCCTGCAGTCCCACAACCCCTGCGAGAAGGATCTGCAGACAgacagtgctgcagaggagagcagcagccaggagactGGCAAAG GTCTGGGTCCCAATTCTTCTTCTACCCCAGCACATGAAGTTGGCAGGAGGACCTCTGTGCTCTTCTCCAAGAAGAACCCTAAAACTGCAGGCCCTCCAAAACGTCCCGGACGCCCCCCAAAGAATCGAGACAGCCAGATCACTCCTGGTCATGGGAGCAGCCCCATTGGGCCCCCCCAGCTGCCAATAATGGGGTCCTCCCAGCGGCAGAGGAAGCGGGGGCGAAGCCCGCGCCCCAGCTCCACCTcggacagtgacagtgacaagtCCACGGAGGACGCTACCATGG ACCTGCCAGCCAACGGTTTCAGCAGCGGGAACCAGCCCGTGAAGAAGAGCTTCCTGGTATACCGCAATGACTGCAATCTTCCCCGCAGCAGCTCTGACTCggagtccagcagcagcagcagcagcagtgctgcctcagACCGCACCAG CACAACGCCCTCcaagcagggcagagggaaaccCTCCTTCTCCCGAGTGAACTTCCCAGAGGACAGCAGTGAGGAGACATCAGGGACAGAGAACGAGTCATACTCCGTGGGCACGGGACGAGGTGTGGGGCACGGCA TGGTGCGTAAGGGCATGGGGCGTGGCGCAGGGTGGCTGTCTGAGGATGAGGATTCTTCCCTGGATGCCCTGGACCTGGTGTGGGCTAAGTGCCGGGGTTATCCCTCCTACCCGGCATTG ATCATTGACCCCAAGATGCCGCGGGAAGGCATGTTCCACCatggtgtccccatccccgtgCCTCCCTTGGAGGTGCTGAAGCTGGGGGAGCAGATGACTCAGGAAGCACGCGAGCACCTCTACCTTGTCCTCTTCTTTGACAACAAGCGCACTTG GCAGTGGTTGCCCCGGACAAAGCTGGTGCCTCTGGGGGTGAACCAGGACCTGGACAAAGAGAAGATGCTGGAGGGCCGCAAGTCCAACATCCGCAAGTCAGTGCAGATCGCCTACCACCGCGCCATGCAGCACCGCAACAAGGTGCAGGGCGAGCAGAGCAGCGACTCCAGCGAGAGCGACTGA